One genomic window of Azospirillum thermophilum includes the following:
- a CDS encoding purine-nucleoside phosphorylase — MTAARAAAEILHRAAGHRPRVGIVLGSGLGAVADRAEDAVAIPYAELPGFPVPSVSGHAGRLVVGRIAGVEVAVMQGRVHAYEGNGFDALKTAVRALKLAGCEMLVLTCAAGSLRTEVGPGRLMMIADHINLLGANPLTGPNDDAFGPRFPSLTDAWDPALRRVMAGTAEMLGIDLAEGVYAAFPGPSFETPAEVRMIRGLGADAVGMSTVPECIIARHCGLRVAGCAVITNLGVGLGDGPVDHDQTLRAASAAAADLERLLVAFIERIKDLSLDEKDGARS, encoded by the coding sequence ATGACCGCTGCCCGCGCCGCCGCGGAAATCCTGCACCGTGCCGCCGGGCACCGCCCGCGGGTCGGGATCGTGCTCGGCTCCGGACTCGGCGCCGTCGCCGACCGGGCCGAGGACGCGGTCGCCATCCCCTATGCGGAGCTGCCGGGCTTCCCGGTTCCCAGCGTCTCCGGCCATGCCGGGCGCTTGGTGGTCGGTCGCATCGCCGGGGTCGAGGTCGCGGTCATGCAGGGCCGCGTCCACGCCTATGAGGGCAACGGCTTCGACGCGCTGAAGACCGCGGTGCGGGCGCTGAAGCTCGCCGGCTGCGAGATGCTGGTGCTGACCTGCGCCGCCGGCTCGCTGCGGACCGAGGTCGGGCCGGGCCGGCTGATGATGATCGCCGACCACATCAACCTGCTGGGCGCCAACCCGCTGACCGGCCCCAACGACGACGCCTTCGGCCCGCGCTTCCCGTCCCTGACCGACGCCTGGGATCCGGCGCTGCGCCGGGTGATGGCCGGGACGGCGGAGATGCTCGGCATCGATCTGGCCGAGGGCGTCTATGCCGCCTTCCCCGGCCCGAGCTTCGAGACGCCGGCCGAGGTGCGGATGATCCGGGGGCTGGGGGCCGACGCGGTCGGCATGTCGACGGTGCCGGAATGCATCATCGCGCGCCATTGCGGCCTGCGGGTCGCCGGCTGCGCCGTCATCACCAACCTCGGCGTGGGGCTCGGCGACGGGCCGGTGGACCACGACCAGACTCTGCGTGCCGCCTCGGCCGCGGCTGCCGACCTGGAGCGGCTGCTGGTGGCCTTCATCGAGCGTATCAAGGACCTATCCCTCGACGAGAAGGACGGAGCCCGGTCATGA
- a CDS encoding EVE domain-containing protein, whose translation MAVRSWIAVACAEHVRRGRAEGFMQVCHGKAAPLRRLSAGDRVAYYSPTVTFRGPDPLQAFTAIGLVRPGAPYQADMGYGFHPFRRDVDWLDGAEAPIRPLLDRLEFARGGRTWGYQLRFGLFEVSGADMDLIAGAMGLDDLALRLPPPAQPEIPALLHR comes from the coding sequence ATGGCCGTCCGGAGCTGGATCGCCGTCGCCTGCGCCGAGCATGTCCGGCGCGGGCGGGCCGAAGGCTTCATGCAGGTCTGCCACGGGAAGGCGGCGCCGCTGCGCCGCCTCTCCGCCGGCGACCGGGTGGCCTACTACTCCCCCACCGTCACCTTCCGGGGACCGGACCCGCTGCAGGCCTTCACCGCCATCGGGCTGGTGCGGCCGGGCGCCCCCTATCAGGCGGACATGGGCTACGGCTTCCACCCCTTCCGCCGCGATGTCGACTGGCTGGACGGTGCCGAGGCGCCGATCCGCCCGCTGCTCGACCGGCTGGAGTTCGCCCGCGGCGGCCGGACCTGGGGCTACCAGCTCCGATTCGGGCTGTTCGAGGTCAGCGGGGCCGACATGGACCTGATCGCCGGGGCGATGGGGCTGGACGATCTGGCCCTTCGGCTGCCGCCGCCCGCCCAACCGGAGATCCCGGCGCTGCTCCACCGGTGA
- the cdd gene encoding cytidine deaminase → MSGPQVLPDDLVSAAIRVRENAHAPYSRFKVGAAILGESGRVFLGANVENAAYPQGHCAEASAIGAMIAAGDRRIRAVAVVGGEAGGDLCTPCGGCRQRIREFAADDVPIHIGDAGGLRRTFTLGELLPYSFGPTNLSF, encoded by the coding sequence ATGAGCGGTCCGCAGGTCCTGCCCGACGATCTGGTCTCCGCCGCCATCCGGGTGCGGGAGAACGCCCACGCCCCTTATTCCCGCTTCAAGGTCGGGGCCGCCATCCTCGGCGAGTCGGGCCGCGTCTTCCTCGGCGCCAACGTCGAGAACGCCGCCTATCCGCAGGGCCACTGCGCCGAGGCCTCGGCCATCGGGGCGATGATCGCGGCGGGCGACCGGCGCATCCGCGCCGTCGCCGTGGTGGGCGGCGAGGCCGGCGGCGACCTCTGCACGCCCTGCGGCGGCTGCCGGCAGCGCATCCGGGAGTTCGCGGCCGACGACGTGCCGATCCATATCGGCGATGCCGGCGGCCTGCGCCGGACCTTCACGCTGGGCGAGCTGTTGCCCTATTCATTCGGCCCCACCAATTTGAGCTTCTGA
- a CDS encoding DMT family transporter, with protein sequence MTEARALPAVPDSVRYATACYLSAVLLFGMMDTLIKLLSAEYPVPQLMFVRSLVALLIVGGWAVARDGNVASLRTRRSLGHVWRAFAGLISMGCFFYAFKHLPLAEVYVLSFAGPLFITALSVPLLGETVGWRRWAAVLVGFAGVVIMAGPSSSGAPLLPVLVGLTAAFFYALAVLAVRGLARTETSTSTVVYLLLTTTVVSGVLTIPVWETPDARGLGLMALVGTLGAAAQVLLTQAFRRAPPATVAPFEYTGMIWATLFGFLVFGEVPTPAVLAGALVIIGSGLYILHRETMRR encoded by the coding sequence ATGACAGAAGCCCGCGCCCTTCCGGCGGTTCCCGATTCCGTCCGCTACGCCACCGCCTGCTACCTGTCGGCGGTGCTGCTGTTCGGCATGATGGACACGCTGATCAAGCTGCTGTCGGCGGAGTACCCGGTGCCGCAGCTCATGTTCGTGCGGTCGCTGGTGGCGCTGCTGATCGTCGGCGGCTGGGCGGTGGCGCGGGACGGCAACGTCGCCTCGCTGCGCACCCGGCGCTCGCTCGGCCATGTCTGGCGGGCCTTCGCCGGACTGATCTCCATGGGCTGCTTCTTCTACGCCTTCAAGCATCTGCCTCTGGCCGAGGTCTATGTGCTGAGCTTCGCCGGGCCGCTGTTCATCACCGCCCTGTCGGTGCCGCTGCTGGGCGAGACGGTGGGCTGGCGGCGCTGGGCGGCGGTGCTGGTCGGCTTCGCCGGGGTGGTCATCATGGCCGGGCCGTCCTCCTCCGGCGCGCCGCTGCTGCCGGTGCTGGTCGGTCTGACCGCCGCCTTCTTCTATGCGCTGGCTGTGCTCGCCGTGCGCGGACTGGCGCGGACCGAGACGAGCACCTCTACCGTCGTCTACCTGCTGCTGACGACGACGGTGGTCAGCGGGGTCCTGACGATTCCGGTGTGGGAGACTCCGGACGCCCGCGGCCTCGGGCTGATGGCGCTGGTCGGCACGCTGGGGGCGGCGGCGCAGGTGCTGCTGACCCAGGCCTTCCGCCGCGCTCCGCCGGCCACGGTGGCGCCCTTCGAGTATACCGGCATGATCTGGGCGACGCTGTTCGGCTTCCTGGTGTTCGGCGAGGTGCCGACCCCGGCGGTGCTGGCCGGCGCGCTGGTCATCATCGGCAGCGGCCTCTACATCCTGCACCGCGAGACGATGCGTCGGTGA
- a CDS encoding BMP family lipoprotein has product MKSRCLAVLARSVLTVSLLAFPVLAAPAGAQDFVPAVVFDQGGKFDKSFNEAAYNGAERFKKDTGIAYREFEVTNEGQREQALRTLARRGANLVVAVGFSHTAALTKVAKEFPNTRFCLIDDKLDAANVQSVTFKEHEGSFLVGMAAALASKTGKAGFIGGMDIPLIRNFLTGYEQGFKHVTPNGEVFANMTGTTPAAWNDPTRGAELARSQFGRGADVVFAAAGATGLGVLQAAADSGKLGIGVDSNQNFLHPGKVLTSMVKGVDVVVYDCMKSAKEGSWAAGHRYVGLKEGAVGYALDDNNRKLITPEIEAKLEEAKKQIIAGSLSVKPYQP; this is encoded by the coding sequence ATGAAGTCGCGCTGTCTGGCCGTGCTGGCCCGGTCGGTCCTGACCGTATCGCTCCTGGCATTCCCCGTCCTGGCCGCTCCCGCCGGGGCGCAGGACTTCGTGCCGGCGGTGGTGTTCGACCAGGGCGGCAAGTTCGACAAGTCCTTCAACGAGGCCGCCTACAACGGGGCGGAGCGGTTCAAGAAGGACACCGGCATCGCCTATCGCGAGTTCGAGGTCACCAACGAGGGACAGCGCGAGCAGGCCCTGCGCACGCTCGCCCGCCGCGGCGCCAACCTGGTGGTGGCGGTCGGCTTCTCCCACACCGCGGCGCTGACCAAGGTGGCCAAGGAGTTCCCCAACACCCGGTTCTGCCTGATCGACGACAAGCTGGACGCCGCGAACGTGCAGTCGGTCACCTTCAAGGAGCATGAGGGCTCCTTCCTGGTCGGCATGGCGGCGGCGCTGGCGTCGAAGACCGGCAAGGCGGGCTTCATCGGCGGCATGGACATCCCGCTGATCCGCAACTTCCTGACCGGCTACGAGCAGGGCTTCAAGCATGTGACGCCGAACGGCGAGGTCTTCGCCAACATGACCGGCACCACCCCCGCCGCCTGGAACGACCCGACCCGCGGGGCGGAGCTGGCCCGCAGCCAGTTCGGCCGCGGCGCCGACGTGGTGTTCGCCGCGGCGGGGGCGACGGGGCTTGGCGTCCTGCAGGCGGCGGCCGACTCGGGCAAGCTCGGCATCGGCGTGGACAGCAACCAGAACTTCCTGCATCCGGGCAAGGTGCTGACCTCGATGGTCAAGGGCGTCGACGTGGTCGTCTACGACTGCATGAAGTCCGCCAAGGAGGGAAGCTGGGCCGCCGGCCACCGCTATGTCGGCCTGAAGGAGGGGGCGGTCGGCTACGCGCTCGACGACAACAACCGCAAGCTGATCACCCCGGAGATCGAGGCCAAGCTGGAAGAGGCCAAGAAGCAGATCATCGCCGGCAGCCTGTCGGTGAAGCCCTACCAGCCCTGA
- the deoC gene encoding deoxyribose-phosphate aldolase: protein MKLSADLQSALDASRSVPSDPDVACRAVGLLDLTSLNGDDTDRVVEALCARAVTPVGPVAAVCVWPRFVETARRALEGTPVRVATVVNFPTGEADAPSVAAETRRAIDTGAQEIDVVLPYQAFIDGARTQPMSVVRACREACGEGIPMKVILESGTYPDPELLAWAARDSIAAGADFLKTSTGKTQPAATLEAAAVMLDTIHDSGRTVGFKASGGIRTADEAVSYLALAEHLLGKGWATPQTFRFGASSLLDALLATCGHGAPGDAMQPATAGY, encoded by the coding sequence ATGAAACTGTCCGCCGACCTGCAAAGCGCGCTCGACGCCTCGCGCAGCGTTCCGTCCGATCCGGACGTGGCCTGCCGGGCGGTCGGGCTGCTCGACCTCACCAGCCTGAACGGCGACGACACCGACCGGGTGGTGGAGGCGCTGTGCGCCCGCGCCGTCACCCCGGTCGGCCCGGTGGCCGCCGTCTGCGTCTGGCCCCGCTTCGTGGAGACCGCCCGCCGGGCGCTGGAGGGGACACCGGTGCGCGTCGCCACCGTCGTCAACTTCCCGACCGGAGAGGCCGACGCCCCCTCCGTCGCCGCGGAGACGCGGCGCGCCATCGACACCGGCGCGCAGGAGATCGACGTGGTGCTGCCCTACCAGGCCTTCATCGACGGCGCCCGCACCCAGCCGATGAGCGTCGTGCGCGCCTGCCGCGAGGCCTGCGGCGAGGGCATCCCGATGAAGGTGATCCTGGAATCGGGGACCTATCCCGATCCGGAGCTGCTGGCCTGGGCGGCGCGCGACTCGATTGCCGCCGGGGCGGACTTCCTGAAGACCTCCACCGGCAAGACCCAGCCGGCCGCGACGCTGGAAGCGGCTGCGGTGATGCTGGACACCATCCACGATTCGGGCAGGACGGTCGGCTTCAAGGCGTCGGGCGGCATCCGCACGGCCGACGAGGCGGTGTCCTATCTGGCGCTGGCCGAGCATCTGCTGGGCAAGGGCTGGGCGACGCCGCAGACCTTCCGCTTCGGCGCCTCCAGCCTGCTCGACGCGCTGCTCGCCACCTGCGGGCACGGCGCGCCGGGCGATGCGATGCAGCCGGCAACCGCGGGATACTGA
- the deoA gene encoding thymidine phosphorylase: MLPQEIIRVKRDGGTLDAAAIQAFVRGITDGSVTEGQAAAFAMAVFFRGMSLDERVALTRAMRDSGTVMDWRPLDLPGPVIDKHSTGGVGDKVSLILAPALAACGGFVPMVSGRGLGHTGGTLDKFESIPGYRAKPDPELLRRVVKEVGCAVIGATDDIAPADRRLYAIRDVTATVESLDLITASILSKKLAAGLDALVMDVKFGSGAFMADLDKAAGLAESIVTVSRGAGLPAVGLLTDMNEVLGRSAGNALEMRECLAILRGEPADGRLYEVTAELAAELLALARLAPDAKVGRAMFDEAMRSGAAAERFARMVAALGGPSDLLENPDRHLDRAPVVRPVTAERPGFVAAIDTRAVGIAVVALGGGRTKVTDAIDFAVGLDEVAGLGAEVGPAGRPLAIVHARSEAQADQAALALRRAFTLSDRPAERGPLIARRI; encoded by the coding sequence ATGCTTCCGCAGGAAATCATCCGGGTGAAGCGCGACGGCGGCACGCTGGACGCCGCCGCCATCCAGGCCTTCGTCCGCGGCATCACCGACGGCTCGGTGACCGAGGGGCAGGCCGCGGCCTTCGCCATGGCGGTCTTCTTCCGCGGCATGTCGCTGGACGAGCGGGTGGCGCTGACCCGCGCGATGCGCGATTCCGGCACGGTGATGGACTGGCGCCCGCTCGACCTGCCGGGGCCGGTGATCGACAAGCACTCGACCGGCGGCGTCGGCGACAAGGTCAGCCTGATCCTGGCACCGGCGCTTGCCGCCTGCGGCGGCTTCGTGCCGATGGTCTCGGGCCGCGGCCTGGGCCATACCGGCGGCACGCTCGACAAGTTCGAGAGCATTCCCGGCTATCGCGCCAAGCCCGATCCGGAGCTGCTGCGCCGCGTGGTGAAGGAGGTCGGATGCGCCGTCATCGGCGCCACCGACGACATCGCGCCGGCCGACCGGCGGCTCTACGCCATCCGCGACGTGACGGCGACCGTCGAGTCGCTGGACCTGATCACCGCCTCCATCCTGTCGAAGAAGCTGGCGGCCGGGCTGGACGCGCTGGTGATGGACGTGAAGTTCGGCTCCGGCGCCTTCATGGCCGATCTCGACAAGGCGGCGGGGCTGGCGGAGAGCATCGTCACCGTCTCGCGCGGCGCCGGCCTGCCGGCGGTCGGGCTGCTGACCGACATGAACGAGGTGCTGGGCCGCAGCGCCGGCAACGCGCTGGAGATGCGCGAGTGCCTCGCCATCCTGCGCGGCGAGCCGGCCGACGGCCGCCTCTACGAGGTGACGGCGGAGCTGGCGGCGGAGCTGCTGGCGCTGGCCCGGCTGGCGCCGGACGCCAAGGTCGGCCGGGCGATGTTCGACGAGGCGATGCGCAGCGGGGCGGCGGCGGAACGCTTCGCCCGCATGGTGGCGGCGCTGGGCGGCCCGTCCGACCTGCTGGAGAACCCCGACCGCCACCTGGACCGGGCGCCGGTGGTGCGGCCGGTGACGGCGGAGCGGCCGGGCTTCGTCGCCGCCATCGACACCCGCGCGGTCGGCATCGCCGTGGTGGCGCTGGGCGGCGGTCGGACCAAGGTCACCGACGCCATCGACTTCGCGGTCGGGCTGGACGAGGTGGCCGGTCTGGGGGCGGAGGTCGGGCCGGCCGGCCGGCCGCTCGCCATCGTCCATGCCCGCAGCGAGGCCCAGGCCGATCAGGCCGCCCTGGCCCTGCGCCGGGCCTTCACCCTGTCGGACCGGCCGGCGGAACGCGGGCCGCTGATCGCCCGCCGCATCTGA
- a CDS encoding ABC transporter ATP-binding protein, with protein MPDPLAQPQIRPPALETRSIDKWFGANHANRAVSLSVSAGTIHGIVGENGAGKSTVMSIVYGYLQPDGGEILVHGRPVAIRSPRDALAAGIGMVHQHFMLVDPFTVLENVLLGAEGGVTLSAGLARARQELTRLARDYGLEVDLDSPVGDLPVGAQQRVEILKALYRGAEILILDEPTGVLTPQETDHLFRILRALREQGKTVIIITHKLREIMALTDNVTVMRRGAVAANVATRETSREQLAELMVGRKVLLRVEKTPAAPGGEILRVEGLRVADAQRVERVKGVDLTVRAGEIVGIAGVSGNGQSELLEALAGMRPIAGGRVFLRGEELSGHPDRFNAHALRRLGVGHVPEDRQKVGLVTSFSANECAILGFQDDPAWNGRVLLDRKAVAAHCAKEMEAYDTRPRDPELPAANFSGGNQQKIVLAREIERNPHLLLVGQPTRGVDIGAIEFIHRRLIALRDQGAAILLVSVELDEIRALSDRILVMFDGHLVGEMMPDEAATGDGECRLGLMMAGAAG; from the coding sequence ATGCCCGACCCCCTCGCCCAGCCCCAGATCCGTCCGCCGGCCCTGGAAACCCGGTCCATCGACAAGTGGTTCGGCGCCAACCATGCCAACCGGGCGGTGTCGCTGAGCGTGTCCGCCGGCACCATCCACGGCATCGTCGGCGAGAACGGGGCCGGCAAGTCGACGGTGATGAGCATCGTCTACGGCTATCTCCAGCCGGACGGCGGCGAGATCCTGGTCCATGGCCGGCCGGTGGCGATCCGCAGCCCGCGCGACGCGCTGGCCGCCGGCATCGGCATGGTCCACCAGCACTTCATGCTGGTCGATCCCTTCACCGTGCTGGAGAACGTCCTGCTGGGGGCGGAGGGCGGCGTCACGCTGTCCGCCGGGCTGGCGCGGGCGCGGCAGGAGCTGACCCGGCTGGCCCGCGACTACGGACTGGAGGTCGACCTCGACAGCCCGGTCGGCGACCTGCCGGTCGGCGCGCAGCAGCGCGTCGAGATCCTGAAGGCGCTCTACCGCGGCGCGGAGATCCTCATCCTGGACGAGCCGACCGGCGTCCTCACCCCGCAGGAGACCGACCACCTCTTCCGCATCCTCCGCGCGCTGCGCGAGCAGGGCAAGACGGTGATCATCATCACCCACAAGCTGCGGGAGATCATGGCGCTGACCGACAACGTGACGGTCATGCGCCGTGGCGCCGTGGCGGCCAACGTCGCCACCCGCGAGACCAGCCGCGAGCAGCTCGCCGAGCTGATGGTCGGCCGCAAGGTGCTGCTGCGCGTGGAGAAGACCCCCGCGGCGCCGGGCGGGGAGATCCTGCGGGTCGAGGGGCTGCGGGTCGCCGACGCGCAGCGGGTGGAGCGGGTCAAGGGCGTCGATCTGACGGTGCGCGCGGGGGAGATCGTCGGCATCGCCGGCGTCTCCGGCAATGGCCAGTCGGAGCTGCTGGAGGCTCTCGCCGGCATGCGGCCGATCGCCGGCGGCCGGGTCTTCCTGCGCGGCGAGGAGCTGTCGGGCCATCCCGACCGCTTCAACGCCCACGCCCTGCGCCGGCTCGGCGTCGGGCATGTGCCGGAGGACCGGCAGAAGGTCGGGCTGGTCACCAGCTTTTCCGCCAACGAATGCGCCATCCTGGGCTTCCAGGACGATCCGGCGTGGAACGGCCGCGTCCTGCTGGACCGCAAGGCGGTGGCGGCCCATTGCGCGAAGGAGATGGAGGCCTACGACACCCGCCCGCGCGATCCGGAGCTGCCGGCCGCCAACTTCTCCGGCGGCAACCAGCAGAAGATCGTGCTGGCCCGCGAGATCGAACGCAACCCGCACCTGCTGCTGGTCGGCCAGCCGACGCGCGGGGTGGACATCGGCGCCATCGAGTTCATCCACCGCCGGTTGATCGCGCTGCGCGACCAGGGGGCGGCGATCCTGCTGGTCTCGGTCGAGCTCGACGAGATCCGGGCGTTGTCCGACCGCATCCTGGTGATGTTCGACGGCCATCTGGTCGGCGAGATGATGCCGGACGAGGCCGCCACCGGCGACGGCGAATGCCGGCTCGGCCTGATGATGGCCGGGGCGGCAGGCTGA
- a CDS encoding VOC family protein — translation MFDVNHVILYVANPPASADFYAGLTGRAPVEVSPTFALLILPSGLKLGLWSRDTVEPSAAAAGGGAELCFSVADEAAVRAIHDAWSGRGMTMLQQPTRMDFGFTFTATDPDGHRLRVYALDEMDAA, via the coding sequence ATGTTCGACGTCAACCACGTCATCCTCTACGTCGCGAACCCGCCGGCCAGCGCCGATTTCTACGCGGGGCTGACCGGGCGGGCGCCGGTCGAGGTCTCCCCGACCTTCGCGCTGCTGATCCTGCCGTCGGGCCTGAAGCTGGGGCTGTGGTCGCGGGACACGGTGGAGCCTTCGGCCGCAGCGGCCGGCGGCGGTGCCGAGCTGTGCTTCAGCGTCGCCGACGAGGCGGCCGTGCGGGCCATCCATGACGCGTGGAGCGGGCGCGGCATGACGATGCTGCAGCAGCCGACCCGGATGGATTTCGGCTTCACCTTCACCGCCACCGACCCGGACGGCCATCGGCTGCGCGTCTACGCGCTCGACGAGATGGACGCCGCCTGA
- a CDS encoding ABC transporter permease has protein sequence MEDALLLALQLLGATVRLATPLVLAAFAGIYCERAGVVDIGLEGKMLAGAFFAAAAASATGSPWLGLLAAVAAGVALALVHGFACITHNGNQVVSGMAINILVAGLAPTLAYAWFHYGGQTPLLPSSARLPQIDLPGVEAVGAVPVLGPVYRELITGNNLLIWMTLVIVLATQWVLFRSRFGLRLRAVGENPAAVDTAGLSVTRLRYQALMITGVLTGLAGAYLSTGHGAGFVRDMTAGKGYLALAALIFGKWRPGPTLFACLLFAFTDALQARLQGVPLPGIGVIPVQFIQMLPYVLTVLLLAGFVGKAVAPRASGIPYVKER, from the coding sequence ATGGAAGACGCGCTCCTGCTTGCCCTGCAGCTCCTCGGCGCCACCGTCCGGCTGGCGACCCCGCTGGTGCTGGCCGCCTTCGCCGGCATCTATTGCGAGCGGGCCGGCGTGGTCGACATCGGGCTGGAGGGCAAGATGCTGGCCGGCGCCTTCTTCGCCGCCGCCGCCGCCTCGGCCACCGGCAGCCCCTGGCTCGGGCTGCTGGCCGCGGTGGCGGCCGGGGTGGCGCTGGCGCTGGTCCACGGCTTCGCCTGCATCACCCACAACGGCAACCAGGTCGTCTCCGGCATGGCGATCAACATCCTGGTCGCCGGGCTGGCCCCGACGCTCGCCTATGCCTGGTTCCATTACGGCGGCCAGACGCCGCTGCTGCCCTCGTCGGCCCGCCTGCCGCAGATCGACCTGCCGGGGGTGGAGGCCGTCGGCGCCGTCCCGGTGCTGGGGCCGGTCTACCGCGAGCTGATCACCGGCAACAACCTGTTGATCTGGATGACGCTGGTCATCGTGCTGGCGACCCAGTGGGTGCTGTTCCGCTCCCGCTTCGGGCTGCGGCTGCGCGCGGTGGGGGAGAATCCGGCGGCCGTCGACACCGCCGGCCTTTCCGTCACGCGGCTGCGCTATCAGGCCCTGATGATCACCGGCGTGCTGACCGGGCTGGCCGGCGCCTACCTCTCCACCGGCCATGGGGCGGGGTTCGTGCGCGACATGACGGCCGGCAAGGGCTATCTGGCGCTGGCGGCGCTGATCTTCGGCAAGTGGCGGCCGGGGCCGACCCTGTTCGCCTGCCTGCTGTTCGCCTTCACCGACGCCCTTCAGGCGCGGCTGCAGGGCGTGCCCCTGCCGGGCATCGGGGTGATCCCGGTGCAGTTCATCCAGATGCTGCCCTATGTCCTGACCGTGCTGCTGCTCGCCGGCTTCGTCGGCAAGGCGGTGGCGCCCAGGGCCAGCGGCATCCCCTACGTGAAGGAGCGGTGA
- a CDS encoding ABC transporter permease produces the protein MAQAGMVKAGGQPGMVPGWVGYALMPVLNLIAAFLLSGLVILVIGENPVDVLSLMLSEAVGYPEAIGYTLYYTTDYIFTGLAVAIAFHCGLFNIGGEGQAYLGGLGAGLVGLALTGWPWPVAALAAILASALLGAAWAWIPAVLQAKRGSHIVITTIMFNFIAAALMTWLLVDVLIKPGQQSPETREFDPGVWLPSMEQAAGWFGVTLPNSPLNLSFLWALACCGLFHLFLWHTRWGYALRTVGRNERAAVYAGISPSRQIIVAMLISGALAGFVGVNEILGVQHRIILNFTGGVGFVGIAVALMGRNHPVGIILAALLFGVLAQGGAQVSFEYPTINRELVMVIQGLVILFAGALENLFRPQVEALFRRRGAAATEPGRG, from the coding sequence ATGGCGCAGGCCGGGATGGTCAAGGCGGGCGGGCAGCCGGGCATGGTTCCCGGCTGGGTGGGCTATGCCCTGATGCCGGTGCTGAACCTGATCGCGGCCTTCCTGCTGTCGGGCCTCGTCATCCTGGTGATCGGGGAGAATCCGGTCGACGTGCTGTCGCTGATGCTGTCGGAGGCCGTCGGCTATCCGGAGGCGATCGGCTACACGCTCTACTACACGACCGACTACATCTTCACCGGGCTCGCCGTCGCCATCGCCTTCCATTGCGGCCTGTTCAACATCGGCGGCGAGGGGCAGGCCTATCTCGGCGGGCTCGGTGCCGGGCTGGTCGGGCTGGCGCTGACCGGCTGGCCCTGGCCGGTGGCGGCGCTGGCGGCCATCCTGGCCTCCGCCCTGCTCGGCGCCGCCTGGGCCTGGATCCCGGCGGTTCTGCAGGCCAAGCGCGGCAGCCACATCGTCATCACGACGATCATGTTCAACTTCATCGCCGCCGCGCTGATGACCTGGCTGCTGGTCGACGTGCTGATCAAGCCGGGCCAGCAGTCGCCGGAAACCCGCGAGTTCGATCCCGGTGTCTGGCTGCCCTCGATGGAGCAGGCGGCCGGCTGGTTCGGCGTGACCCTGCCCAACTCGCCGCTGAACCTCTCCTTCCTGTGGGCGCTCGCCTGCTGCGGGCTGTTCCACCTGTTCCTGTGGCACACGCGCTGGGGCTATGCGCTGCGCACGGTGGGGCGCAACGAGCGGGCGGCGGTCTATGCCGGCATCTCCCCCTCCCGCCAGATCATCGTCGCCATGCTGATCTCCGGCGCGCTCGCCGGCTTCGTCGGGGTGAACGAGATCCTGGGGGTGCAGCACCGCATCATCCTGAACTTCACGGGCGGCGTCGGCTTCGTCGGCATCGCGGTGGCGCTGATGGGCCGCAACCATCCGGTCGGCATCATCCTGGCGGCCCTGCTGTTCGGCGTGCTGGCCCAGGGCGGCGCCCAGGTCTCCTTCGAGTATCCGACCATCAACCGCGAGCTGGTGATGGTCATCCAGGGGCTGGTGATCCTGTTCGCCGGCGCGCTGGAGAACCTGTTCAGGCCGCAGGTGGAGGCGCTGTTCCGCCGCCGCGGCGCGGCCGCCACCGAACCGGGACGGGGGTGA
- a CDS encoding helix-turn-helix transcriptional regulator, producing the protein MSRAQRLLDLLQILRRHRRPVTGKAIAEELGVSLRTLYRDIATLQAQGARIEGEPGVGYLLRPGFLLPPLMFSEEEIEALVLGSRWVADRTDDLLGAAARDALAKIAAVLPEELREDLDATTLLIGPGPPAVEAAIDLAAIRQAIREERKLEIAYRDVEDAETRRTVWPFALGFFDRVRILVAWCELRDGFRHFRADRILSITATDRRYPRRRQALLKDWREDMRRQKEAGRAANTPG; encoded by the coding sequence ATGTCGCGCGCCCAGCGCCTGCTCGACCTTCTGCAGATCCTGCGGCGCCACCGCCGGCCGGTGACCGGAAAGGCCATCGCCGAGGAGCTGGGCGTCAGCCTGCGCACGCTCTACCGCGACATCGCGACGCTGCAGGCCCAGGGCGCCCGGATCGAGGGGGAGCCGGGGGTGGGCTACCTGCTGCGCCCCGGCTTCCTGCTGCCGCCGCTGATGTTCTCGGAGGAGGAGATCGAGGCGCTGGTTCTGGGCTCCCGCTGGGTGGCGGACCGCACCGACGACCTGCTGGGCGCGGCGGCGCGCGACGCGCTCGCCAAGATCGCCGCCGTCCTGCCGGAGGAACTGCGCGAGGATCTGGACGCCACCACCCTGCTGATCGGCCCCGGCCCGCCGGCGGTGGAGGCCGCCATCGACCTGGCCGCCATCCGCCAGGCGATCCGCGAGGAGCGCAAGCTGGAGATCGCCTATCGCGACGTCGAGGATGCCGAGACGCGGCGGACCGTCTGGCCCTTCGCGCTGGGCTTCTTCGACCGCGTGCGCATCCTGGTCGCCTGGTGCGAGCTGCGCGACGGCTTCCGCCATTTCCGCGCCGACCGCATCCTCTCCATCACCGCCACCGACCGCCGCTATCCCCGCCGCCGCCAGGCCCTGCTGAAGGACTGGCGGGAGGACATGCGGCGGCAGAAGGAAGCCGGACGCGCGGCGAACACTCCCGGGTGA